Proteins co-encoded in one Arachis hypogaea cultivar Tifrunner chromosome 13, arahy.Tifrunner.gnm2.J5K5, whole genome shotgun sequence genomic window:
- the LOC112792595 gene encoding uncharacterized protein, translated as MGPIVLTQLATGLSVLAGAVLVKSVMDNNPNTMAGSFPRCPSCNGTGRVTCICSRWSDGDVGCRTCAGSGRMACSSCGGTGTGRPIPARIAVRPTNRPPPS; from the coding sequence ATGGGTCCAATCGTGTTAACTCAGCTGGCCACCGGTCTCAGCGTCCTTGCCGGAGCGGTTCTCGTCAAGTCAGTCATGGACAACAACCCCAACACCATGGCTGGATCCTTCCCTCGCTGCCCTTCTTGCAACGGAACCGGCCGGGTCACCTGCATCTGTTCCCGTTGGTCCGATGGCGACGTAGGGTGCCGAACATGCGCCGGTTCTGGTCGCATGGCTTGCAGCAGTTGTGGTGGAACCGGAACCGGCCGACCTATACCAGCTAGGATTGCGGTAAGGCCTACGAACCGTCCCCCTCCCAGCTGA